In Pongo pygmaeus isolate AG05252 chromosome 19, NHGRI_mPonPyg2-v2.0_pri, whole genome shotgun sequence, the genomic stretch ggttaatggcatgagccatcatgctcagccctcaaatatttttaaaaaaccataaatcagccgggtgcagtggctcacgcctgtaatcccagcactttgggaggccaaggcgggcagatcatgaagtcaggggttcgagaccagcctgaccaacatggtgaaaccccgtctctactaaaaatgcaaaaattagccgggtgagatggcgcctgcctgtaatcccagctacccaggaggctgaggcgggagaatcgcttgaacctgagtggtggaggttgcagtgagccgagatcgcaccactgcactccagcctgggcaacagagtgagacttcgtctcaaaaacaaacaaacaaaaaataccaaaaaacaaaagcaaaaccataAATCAACAATAAATGTGTATAATTGATGGAGCATTTCAGGCAGATTACTAGAACAGAAGTGAAAGTCCGAAAACAGACTGATAAGGATAGTGTATGCCAAAGAAAGCATTTCAAATTAGTAAGGAAAGGATAGAGTGATTGTGCATTAAcggaaaaaacatttttaaaaagaccttaAAACCTCATCTAGTACCATACACCAAAAtatattccatatgaatttaggtATAGCTACCATGTATTAAGCGCTTACTGTATGCTAGATAGTCTATGACACACACAAATGTTTAAAACCTCATTTAGTTTTCACTGTTCTTTGAGGAGTATatattgttatttctattttctggatTGAGAAACAGGTTTTTAGAAATGAAGgaacttggctgggtgtggtgactcatgcctataatcccagcactttgggaggctgaggcaggcagatcacagggtcaggagttcgagaccagcctgcccaatatggggaaaccctgtttctactaagaatacaaaaattagccgtgcatggtggtgggcagctgtaatcccagctactcgggaggctgaggcaggagaatcacttgaacctgggaggtggagcttgcagtgagccaggatcgtgccactgactccagcctgggcaacagagcgagactccatctcaaaacaacaacaacaacaacaacaacaaaaagcagtgAAGGAACCTGCCAGAATCATAGAGGTCATAGTTGGTAGAATCAGGAATGAAATCTAGAACCATAAGACAGCAAAGCCCATGTTTCTAACCACTATGATATATGAAAGGAGAATATAATGATACTAGACAAAAATAATTATGGATGCTTGAGTGAGCACTGGAGTTTCTAAGCATGGCACCAAATGCGAAAGCGACACAGGAAAATACTGACAGATTTGATTGTAAGTAATGTTAAAATTCCACTacatcaaaaatatatacataaaatgtaaagtaaataaaatgggaaaagtaaaaaagtatctgtaaaatatttgacaaagaattactttttgttttttttttttttttgagatagagtcatgctctgttgcccaggttggagtccagtagggccatctcagctcactgcaacctctgcctcctgggttcaagagattctcccacttcagcctcccaaatagctgtgactactggtgtgcaccaccatgccctgctaatttttgtatttttagtagagatggggtttcatcacggtGGCCAGgcgctagtctcaaactcctgacctcaagtgattcacccactttggcctcccaaagtgctgggattacaggagtgagccactgtgcccagccaagaattacTAATGACAAACATTAAAAAGCATAGAAATTCCTGGAACTGGAAAGGGTGTGGAGAAAGAGGACCCTCATAAGGTGGTGGTGAGATCGCTAACGTGTAGAACTTTCCTGAAGCACAATTTGACAATATACATTAAGAACCTTAagactttgcattcctttcatcAGCAGTTACACATTTAGGAAGTTTTTCTAAGTAATTAGTTATGGATGTGCTAAAAAAGGAGACTGATCAAATCATAATAGACACATTTAATATAAGCAGCCCTCAAAAAAATTGACGTAACACTGTAAGATCAGAAAAGGATTAAAAAGCATAGggtttggaaagaaagaaatcaaactaCTAATATTTTTCAcagttgaaattattttgtatgttggcaaaaatacagagaaaacataTAGTCATTTGGATTTCTATATCTTAGCAACAAAGAgttaaaattagaatttaaaatattgtttcaataGCAAATAACAACAAATAACCAAGTGATAAATTAAATGACTTTTATgaagaaaaccacaaaactatactgaaagacattaaagaagacacaaacaaaaggaGAGATATAGCATGTTTATCAAAGAAAATGTCAATATCgcaaagatgtcaattctcccagAATATTCTATAGATTAAATGCAATTCCAGTAAAAATCCCAACAAGTGGATTCTTAAGTATACAGTCAAAGACTCTTTAAAAAAGTAGGGAAGGAGGCTTACATCATCACATATCAAAAGTTATGAAAGCTGCAGGCATTAAGACGGAATGGTATTAGATTAGGGAAGGACAACAaaagaccagtggaacagaatagagagccctgaaactggggcctgttgaggcATGTTCCAAAGGAGAGGTGGCTGTGCAGATCAACAGGGAACTATCCCAAACACTCGGATATTTCATATTCAtaagtgagaaaaaataaagccTACTTCACATCACATATTAAGAACCACTTCACATTTAAGTccaaatccatttcacattaaatccTAAATATAAAGCTagagattttacaagaaaataggAAGAATAGCATAATGATATCAGGTTAAGAGAAGAATTTCTTAAGCAAGACAAGATACAAATTGCAATCCAAAAAAGAagatggggccgggcacggtggttcacgcctgtaattccagcactttgagggtaCGAGGCGGGctgatcgcttgaggtcaggagttcgagacaagcctggccaaactggtgaaacccagtctctaataaaaatacaaaaattagctgggcgtggtggtgcacacttgtaatcccagctactggggaggatgaggcaggagaatcacttgaacccgggaggcagaagttgcagtgagctaagatcacgccactgcacttcagcctgggcaatagagtgagactcagtctcaaaaaaaaaaaaaaaaaaagacatcataaAGACAAACTAGACAAACTACAAATTGGGAAAAGATATTTCCAACACACAACTGTTGAAAGATTAAATTAATAGGCCAGAGAtataaaggtattttaaaataaaatacaaatactctaaaagaaaaatgagcaaaagacatagATATTTGGctaggcaaagtggctcatgcttgtaatcctagcactttgggatgctgaggtgggaggactgcttgaggccaaaagtttgagaccagcctgggcaatgtagtgagaccccatctctacaaaaaaataaagacatcaaTATTTCACAGaatggaaaacacaaatggtcatttaatatttaaaagcgCATATAAAATGCCTAACTTCATTAAGTCATGAAAATGCAAACTCAAGCTACAACATCATTTTATTCCCATCAAACTGGCAAATTTAAAAAGCCAATCAATACGAATGTTGTCAAGGATGTATAACATTAGACATGATTGGTTTGACACTAAATTGGCATTATTTAGTACAGTAGAAAATGTGTTCACCACCAGCCCACCAGCCCACCAGCCCACCAGCCCACCAGCCCAGCTCTTCCACTCCTAGACAAGATCCCAGAAAACTCTTCCACATGAGCCAGGAGACATTTACAAGAATGTTCATGCAGCGCCATTTGCAGAAAACAATAAAGGACCCGAATGTCCACTGACAGAATGgctaaactgtggtatatccatatgagAGAATACTTTGTAGTGTGAAAAGAATAAACTAAAGCCAAATATATCAATAAGGATGCATCTCACTAAGGATGTAAGAggaaaaagcaagtcacagaagAATAGAGATTCTATTTCTACAGAGTCAAACACTTCCTCAGAGTtcataaatatacacaacataTTGTTTAGAAAAACTGGCTGggtcggtggctcatgcctgtaacccaggattttgggaggccaaggcaggtggattgcttgagatcaagagttcgagaccagcctggccaacatggcgaaaccctgcctctacttaaaaatacaaaaattcgctgggcctggtggtgcgggcctgtaatcccagctacatgggaggctgaggcacaagaattgcttgaaccctagaggtggaggttgcagtaagtcatgatcacgccactgtgctccagcctgggagacagagtaagactctgtctcgagaaaaaaacaaaaaacatataaacatatggCAAAAGCTCAaagcaaaaaaccccaaaacacaaCACAACGAAATGCAAAAGGATGATAAACACAATACAGGAGTGGCCAGGGTGGGTGTGGGGAGCTGATGGTGGGATGATAAGATAGGGTGGGTGAGGGGCTCAGGAGGGCTCCAGTGTGTAAGGAATGTTCTGTTAGCTGGACAGTGGGCACAGGGATGTCTGGgtttgtgtgtgatgtgtgcgctttaaaaatttatatgtattaagATAACTgaggtgaaatttttaaaaagtgtgattGAGACATAGGATTAGATATTAAATTAAggcatattataaaataatatcaacAGATACTCACTAAAAATTGCATTTATATGCAAAGATAAAAGAGTAGAAACAATGTTTTTAACTGTTTATCTTTGGATGATAGGGTTAcaggtgatttttcttttaagtctgtatttttaatatttcccaAAAGGaacaaatttgaaataataagaaaagcatAAAGTTTATTATATACAGAAAAAAGAGAGTGTCTGGATAAACTATTAATAGGTACATGAATAATAGCTGTTTAATGCAAGACCGTGCCTGGAAGTGAAtgcattttcaaagaaattatttttagctcAAGGGCATCACTTTGGGATGGTAGAAATTCAGACTTCTGACAAGTAGGTCTGAAGCTGTATTTCTGGGGAGGTGAGGATTGGTGGGTGTAAGGTCTCTTGCCCCTTAACCGTGGGTCAGTCTTCTGGTAGcttaatgtggaaaagaaaagaaaagtaactaGAAAGTTACTTCATTACTGGAGTTGGATAAACGATATTTATTAATAGGAACATGTatgcattctatgttccattttcCTCTCGTTTTTACATTTCTAATTCACAGCCCACATGAGTCATGCTACTATACACAAAGAGGGCTCAGATTCCAAGAATCAATTTCCAgatcagtaagccaagatcagtGCATGGTAAACACCTCTCATAAATGAAATGGTAGAATCCTGACATGGTGTTTAATGATGGCTTTACAACGTATCACATTTCATAGCTGTGAAATATCCCCAAATCATctcacaaaaaaggaaagatcaaAGAAAAGGGCAATTCAGAAAAgatcttatttctctctctctcttgcatgAAAAAGAGCACATAAAATAGAAGCAGTGGTTACCCCAGCGTGGCCCTTCAGAGAACCGAGGTAACTATGGTAACTAAGAACGGTCTTTTAGTTCGCAAGTTTCGAATTCTAGAACTGTTGGTTGGATTTGGGGTAAGTCCCGTAAGGGAGAGCTGCGAACTTCAAGTGCGGAATGGTTCATTCTCTAGGGAGATAGCAACCTTTTCCTAAAAAATCTTGGTTCTTCGTTGCTGGAGAGAAGAACAAGCCCTGTGAAGCAGTCAGAGATCCTTATACCCAGCAGACTTACCTTGAGGGTGTGGTATTCAAGGAAAAAAACACTTCGGGAAATACAGAAGAAATGGATCAGGAACACcagacttttctttataaatatgtatgttttaagAGCAacaaaacagagacaattttctCAAAATAAGCAACCACTAAATTGTCAAGGAAGGACCCATTTATGACTTAAAATTTCCATGGCTCTCTAATGAAAGCAATGCTAATTTCGGCCATGGGgaagtggaaaaaatatataattatgaaaaGTCCTCACCTTTCTTGCAACTTCTTGAGTTTCTCAGGGTCTGCCTTTATCTTACTGGTTTCCTTTTCATCTGTGAAACCAGAGGCTGCCATCCTGCTCCCATTATCATTTTGATGTGGGAAATGAGACACTGCAAAGAAAGTAAATGGTATATTTTCTTGCAGAGACCCAGACACATGCAAATGGCCTTCTGAGTTCATTCTTGATGGAGAGGAGCTGGAAGAATCCACTAAGGACAAATTGCCCTGTGGATTTAGTAAGAGATCTGTATATAATGGAGCCCCCTGAGGCTGGCTTGTTAAAGTAGTATCTTCTGCTTCCCTGACAGCAAATTCATGTGCACTGTTTACCGGGAAATAATTATGGTTTTCGGCACTGGCAAATGGATTCCTATTTCTAATGGGAGACAGTGGTTGGCAAACATGAAACCTTGAGTTTCCCTCTGAGTCTGAGCTGTGAACTGAAGTCGATGACATTGACAAGTCTACTGGAATATCATCGCTCAGAGGAGAATGCATGAATGATGCAGGAGGGTTATAGGATGAATTCACTGATGATCTTGGAGATGTTGGTCTGCCAGAAAGAAAGTAGTCAAGAGAATTTTGAGAACTGCTTAAATAGTCTTGCCAGTATCCTTCAGAATCATGGGTGCCAGGCCTATGTTCCATAGAAATACAATCACTCCATGCATTTTCCGCATTGACACCATCCTCTTGTCTGGGCTCGGATTTGGTGTCCCACGAAAGGGGGCTCTTTTTCGCATtttcactgccacctctgtccTTCTCTATAGCAGATTCCCTATCAGGCAGCCCGGGGTCTTGGGACAACCTTTGCCCAGCAGAAGGCCGCTCTGTTGCTGGCTCCATTGCATTGCTTATTCTCAATGAGCCATGACTGGGCTCACTTCTTCTTGAAGAATGACCTCTAcaattttcagcattttcttcaaaatttttatttttggcctgAGGGGTCGATGTCCCCCCAAATCTACTTCTTTTGTGATGGGAAGGAGAACGGGGTGAGTGCATACCAACCCACAGACATTCTTCAACCTGGGTTTCCTCTTCAGTGTCATCGCTTTCTCTTCTGCTGTTCAATGACAAAATGGAACAGAAGTCTTTATCTCGGAACCTAAATGATGCCCTTCTTGGCCCTCCTACGGTGGTGGGTGTGAGTGGTGGCCCCGAGAACTCACTCAATACTTGAGGACTATTTGTTCCTTGGAAGGCCTGGGACAGGGCTGGATGCAGCCCACTCTGGGAAGGAGCACTTGGGTCTCCTTTTTTGGCTCTATCAGGAGGGTTCTCAGTCATTGGCTGTGATGATGGGACCAAGTTTCTTCTCTCTCGATTTGCCCTCTTCAGCTTAGTGTTACACATTAGGCCTTCTTGTTGAACTACTTGATCTGCATTGAGAAAAGACACATTTATCATTCCAGTAAAAGGGCCCATGGATGAAAGGCCTCTAGCACCAAGCGCAAAATTGCCCTTTAAATGCAACAGACAAGACCTAGAGAAGAAAATAGGCACGGTCAAAATGGCTCGAGGTACAAGAGGAGCAGAGCCCAGCAGGCTTCATTTTACTGCCCCGTATTCTCCTTTGTACCCCTGTGGTCCTAGGGAAACAGGGTGACCCTGAGGATACAGATTCTTTCTGCAGAAGCTCCCGGAAGActggcccagccccagccagtCAGGGTTGATGATGGGCAAACCTCGCACTAAATACTGGCTTTGGTTCCATACATACTGAAAGGGAAAACCACCACTCTGGGAATGACTTCTACACAAACCACCAGCCCTTTCTCATCCACATTCATTCAACGTACATTTATGACACCCTGCCTCCCACACAGCTTTACAAGAACTTAAGAGAAGTACAACATGTCTTGGCAGATCAGGAGGAAAGCTATAGGAGCTGGCACCCGGGCACACTAGGGATTTTGGTCATGTTTACTatttagtgaaaataaaaattataaatctctCATGACAtcgttattttctctttttcactagCCCCAGGTCAATTCTGTAACTTCTGGCTGCCCTAGAGTCCCTACTATGAATTCCTACACAGAATCACTGAACTGGCCAGAAGCATGctaacactctctctctctctcacacacacacacacacacacacttaagcCTCACAACCCTGTGAAATAGGTAACACAATCATACGACATTATAACTTGAGGGTACCAAGGCTTAGGGCAGTCACATAACTAGCCCAAGATCCTATTTCCAGTAAGTGACAGAATGAACATTTGAACCCACGCCTGCTCGATACTAGGGTTTGTGTTCTTAACCACCACCCTGTGTTAGCCCTTAAGAAACTGGCTGGCCTTCCAATTTCCTTGTGAAAATGAGAATCCATTGAATTCGTTGTGGTGTGTATGTGCTGTTGAGGGTCTTTTACCCTCTCGATGTGAGAAGGAAACTGACAGTACTTCTCTGATGCCACTTACCTTTATTCCCTCCTGACATCGGCCTCCCCCCGCTTTGTTCTCTTCTCTGCTATTGTGTGGGATCTGATGAGATGCTGCTCTTTTTATCATTCCATTTCTAAAGCGGTTCACCCTGTAGAGTGGACGGGACTCCACGGGCCCTGGAAGGTCTGTGTTGATAACAGCTCGGGCTGGTGAAATGCAAATCCTCAGAGCATCGGGCACCGCCAAGGGCCAAGTCAATGCTGGCTCACTTTAATTGAGGCTCCTCACAGGGGGGCACCAGTGTGAGTCTCTAATGTCCTAACACTCGGGCAGCTTCTGTTATTGTTAACTGCATGGGACACTCAGCAACGCAGTATGAATCTTGACTCATCAGCTCTTCTAGAAATCAGTTAAGTTCTCCTCTCAGGCCCCTCCTGGGTTTTATAAACCCCAGTTAGAGATGCAGCAGCAATTCAAGGATGCTTTGAGCATCTGGCTGTGGAACTACAGCGCTGGAGCTGGTGGCGAGGCCACTTCATACTGGGCCGACCCCCATTTTGGGAACAAATGCTTCTACGTAAGCAACTGAATTCtcctgataattttttaaaatagaaaagggagctgggggcagtggctcatgcctgtaatcccagcactttgaaaggccgaggtgggcagatcacttaaggtcaggagttcaagaccagcctggacaacatggtgaaaccccatctctactaaaaatacaaaaattagccaggcgctgtggtgtgtacctgtaatcccagctatttgggagactgaggcaggagaatcgcttgaacctgggaggcagaggttgcagagagcccagatcgtaccattgcactccagcctgggcaacagagtgagactctgtcttaaaaataaattacataaatacataaaatagaaaagggATCTAGAGGAGTTGGCAGTGCAGGCTCTGGCTgatgactttttatttatttatttatttttgagacagagtttcactctttttgcccaggctggagtgcaatggtgcgatctcagctcacagaaacttccgcctcctgggttaaagcaattctcctgcctcagcctcccgagtagctgggattacaggcatgcaccaccacgcccagctaattttgtatttttagtagagacacggtttcttcatgttggtcaggctggtctccaactcccgacctcaagtgatctgcctgcctcagcctcccaaagtgctgggattacaagtgtgagccactgtgcccggctggctgatgactttttgttttgaatttgttGGAGGGCCTCAGGTGAGTTCACAGCTCTGGAACTGGAACCTTCCGGTCATTCCCTAGACGCACATGACCCATCCCCATGAGGAGAAACACCCAATGGGCAAAAGAATCAGCAAGGGCCgcttttgaaaaacagaaactgGAAGCTCAACGGGAGCCATTATCTCATCTCATAGAGGCCACTGAGTTGCCACGGGGTGATGCTGGCCTGGGGGACAGGAGAAGTCCCAGGGTATGCGCGGTGTTGCGGCTCCTGCAGATTCCAGAAACATGCATCTTCATCCCTGCCTTGTCACAATGGTCTTCCTCTTTAAAAATTCAATCAGAGCTTCTCtgcagcatgtgtgtgtgtgtgtgtgtgtgtgtgtgtgtttcccctaAAGGTGGCAGACTGTGCCATTCTCGATTTATGCTATTTTAACCCTATTTTTTTTATGTCTATCAAATAGAGAGCAGATTTCAGGAGCTCTAGGGCTGGGAATAGACAGGCACATTGGTATGCCAGGGATGTGCTATTCATAGACCAGGCCCTGCAGATGCTGCAAATGCTTCTCTGAGGCCCTGGGCTCCAGCTGTGAGTGAAGTGCCTGCCATCTCCAGGAGTTCtagggcaacagaatgaaaccagAACAAGCATCTGTCTGCCCTAAGACTATGCCTTTGGTCTCGACTTCTTGGTGTGCTTGACCAATAGTTTCCTACATTCCAACAGCCACAcacttttaacttttttcccTCTGGTTATAAAAGTGGTTTATCATCATTggagaaaatttggaaactatagaAGAggatgaagaataaaataaaaatcccccATAATCCAAAACTTGGCTGATCATTGCTATTGTTCTGGAATTCAGAGTGGGTTGCATACTCAAGACCCCAGGGCTGTTTTCATCCTGCAGTTGTGCTTTGGCTcagcttcttttcttctttctttttttttttaattttagaaacagggtcttgctctgtcacccaggctggagtacagttgtaggctcaaacaatcctcctgcctcagcctcctgagtagctgggactacaggtgcatgccaccacacctggctaattttaaattttttttctagagatggggtctcactttgttgcccagtctggtctcgaacctctgacttcaagcaatcctcctgccttggcctcccaaagtgttgggattacaggcatgacccaccgtgcctggccatggcTCAGTATTTTAACAATGAATTTATTACCTTTAGGTGGAACATGTATATTGTAGCTTACCACAGGCTCCATAACCCATTATGCATCTGTCCTGCTATAACCACCTGCTCCCTGAAAGCATTTGAATTTATAACCCAGGGCTCTCTTATCAAGAGATATTTTTTAACAAACAAAACTGAAGtgaagaaattaaatatcttattATGAGCATTATGCCATGCCATTAGTTATTCTTTAAGAACATGATATTAATTATAGTATAAAGGTATATATTATAATTTGTTAACTCTTCCCCTATTGTTGGGTATATAGGTTGTTTTGAGGTTTGACTGTCAGTGATTACAATGTGATAAATATCCTTGCTCATACATTTTTGACTATATATTTTCTTAGACTAGATCCATGGGAGTGAAATTGCTAGGTCAAAAGGTATGAACTTTCTAAGAGGCTTTGACACGTTACCAAATTCCTTTCCAGAGAGTTTCTACCAAATGACCCAACAGGTAGGCTATGAAAGCGTCTCTCTCATAACTGTCACCGGCAATCCATGTCAGTAGCATAGACACAACAGTGCCCAGGAATGTTCATTGTTAGTTTCACTACTAGTATTACGTATCATTTTTAAAACCTTAGTCAAATTGGTAGGCCAAATTTACGTCATGTAGATTTACATTTATTACCTTCTGaggttgaactttttaaaaaatatgacctATACTGTCTtcagatgaattttaaaaaatgtttattagccacctgtatttcattttttttttttttttttttgagacagagtctcactctgtcacccaggttggactacagtggtgctatctcggctcactgcaagctccacctcctgggttcatgccattctcctgcctcagcctcctgagtagctgggactacaggcgtccgccaccgcgcccggctaatttttttttttttgtattttt encodes the following:
- the MARCHF10 gene encoding probable E3 ubiquitin-protein ligase MARCHF10 isoform X3, yielding MLRDAKDRQKFFSDVQYLRDMQHKVDSEYQACLRRQEYRRDPNEKKRDQFWGQETSFERSRFSSRSSSKQSSSEEDALTEPRSSTKISAFKCDSKLPAIDQTSVKQKHKSTMTVRKAETADPSEPSPDQAPMVLLRKRKPNLRRFTVSPESHSPRVSGDRSRQKPQWPEKVPIPRGADQVVQQEGLMCNTKLKRANRERRNLVPSSQPMTENPPDRAKKGDPSAPSQSGLHPALSQAFQGTNSPQVLSEFSGPPLTPTTVGGPRRASFRFRDKDFCSILSLNSRRESDDTEEETQVEECLWVGMHSPRSPSHHKRSRFGGTSTPQAKNKNFEENAENCRGHSSRRSEPSHGSLRISNAMEPATERPSAGQRLSQDPGLPDRESAIEKDRGGSENAKKSPLSWDTKSEPRQEDGVNAENAWSDCISMEHRPGTHDSEGYWQDYLSSSQNSLDYFLSGRPTSPRSSVNSSYNPPASFMHSPLSDDIPVDLSMSSTSVHSSDSEGNSRFHVCQPLSPIRNRNPFASAENHNYFPVNSAHEFAVREAEDTTLTSQPQGAPLYTDLLLNPQGNLSLVDSSSSSPSRMNSEGHLHVSGSLQENIPFTFFAVSHFPHQNDNGSRMAASGFTDEKETSKIKADPEKLKKLQESLLEEDSEEEGDLCRICQIAGGSPSNPLLEPCGCVGSLQFVHQECLKKWLKVKITSGADLGAVKTCEMCKQGLLVDLGDFNMIEFYQKHQQSQAQNELMNSGLYLVLLLHLYEQRFAELMRLNHNRVERDRLLRNYPQPRTEENENSELGDGNEGSISQSRVV
- the MARCHF10 gene encoding probable E3 ubiquitin-protein ligase MARCHF10 isoform X5 — protein: MSRSIPPCEDQAPMVLLRKRKPNLRRFTVSPESHSPRVSGDRSRQKPQWPEKVPIPRGADQVVQQEGLMCNTKLKRANRERRNLVPSSQPMTENPPDRAKKGDPSAPSQSGLHPALSQAFQGTNSPQVLSEFSGPPLTPTTVGGPRRASFRFRDKDFCSILSLNSRRESDDTEEETQVEECLWVGMHSPRSPSHHKRSRFGGTSTPQAKNKNFEENAENCRGHSSRRSEPSHGSLRISNAMEPATERPSAGQRLSQDPGLPDRESAIEKDRGGSENAKKSPLSWDTKSEPRQEDGVNAENAWSDCISMEHRPGTHDSEGYWQDYLSSSQNSLDYFLSGRPTSPRSSVNSSYNPPASFMHSPLSDDIPVDLSMSSTSVHSSDSEGNSRFHVCQPLSPIRNRNPFASAENHNYFPVNSAHEFAVREAEDTTLTSQPQGAPLYTDLLLNPQGNLSLVDSSSSSPSRMNSEGHLHVSGSLQENIPFTFFAVSHFPHQNDNGSRMAASGFTDEKETSKIKADPEKLKKLQESLLEEDSEEEGDLCRICQIAGGSPSNPLLEPCGCVGSLQFVHQECLKKWLKVKITSGADLGAVKTCEMCKQGLLVDLGDFNMIEFYQKHQQSQAQNELMNSGLYLVLLLHLYEQRFAELMRLNHNRVERDRLLRNYPQPRTEENENSELGDGNEGSISQSRVV
- the MARCHF10 gene encoding probable E3 ubiquitin-protein ligase MARCHF10 isoform X1 is translated as MLRDAKDRQKFFSDVQYLRDMQHKVDSEYQACLRRQEYRRDPNEKKRDQFWGQETSFERSRFSSRSSSKQSSSEEDALTEPRSSTKISAFKCDSKLPAIDQTSVKQKHKSTMTVRKAETADPSEPSPADQAPMVLLRKRKPNLRRFTVSPESHSPRVSGDRSRQKPQWPEKVPIPRGADQVVQQEGLMCNTKLKRANRERRNLVPSSQPMTENPPDRAKKGDPSAPSQSGLHPALSQAFQGTNSPQVLSEFSGPPLTPTTVGGPRRASFRFRDKDFCSILSLNSRRESDDTEEETQVEECLWVGMHSPRSPSHHKRSRFGGTSTPQAKNKNFEENAENCRGHSSRRSEPSHGSLRISNAMEPATERPSAGQRLSQDPGLPDRESAIEKDRGGSENAKKSPLSWDTKSEPRQEDGVNAENAWSDCISMEHRPGTHDSEGYWQDYLSSSQNSLDYFLSGRPTSPRSSVNSSYNPPASFMHSPLSDDIPVDLSMSSTSVHSSDSEGNSRFHVCQPLSPIRNRNPFASAENHNYFPVNSAHEFAVREAEDTTLTSQPQGAPLYTDLLLNPQGNLSLVDSSSSSPSRMNSEGHLHVSGSLQENIPFTFFAVSHFPHQNDNGSRMAASGFTDEKETSKIKADPEKLKKLQESLLEEDSEEEGDLCRICQIAGGSPSNPLLEPCGCVGSLQFVHQECLKKWLKVKITSGADLGAVKTCEMCKQGLLVDLGDFNMIEFYQKHQQSQAQNELMNSGLYLVLLLHLYEQRFAELMRLNHNRVERDRIRSWEMEMKAAFLKAGSSSKEANRGARWRPLPPAFLSTSPSASLPPPLY
- the MARCHF10 gene encoding probable E3 ubiquitin-protein ligase MARCHF10 isoform X4, whose protein sequence is MSRSIPPCEADQAPMVLLRKRKPNLRRFTVSPESHSPRVSGDRSRQKPQWPEKVPIPRGADQVVQQEGLMCNTKLKRANRERRNLVPSSQPMTENPPDRAKKGDPSAPSQSGLHPALSQAFQGTNSPQVLSEFSGPPLTPTTVGGPRRASFRFRDKDFCSILSLNSRRESDDTEEETQVEECLWVGMHSPRSPSHHKRSRFGGTSTPQAKNKNFEENAENCRGHSSRRSEPSHGSLRISNAMEPATERPSAGQRLSQDPGLPDRESAIEKDRGGSENAKKSPLSWDTKSEPRQEDGVNAENAWSDCISMEHRPGTHDSEGYWQDYLSSSQNSLDYFLSGRPTSPRSSVNSSYNPPASFMHSPLSDDIPVDLSMSSTSVHSSDSEGNSRFHVCQPLSPIRNRNPFASAENHNYFPVNSAHEFAVREAEDTTLTSQPQGAPLYTDLLLNPQGNLSLVDSSSSSPSRMNSEGHLHVSGSLQENIPFTFFAVSHFPHQNDNGSRMAASGFTDEKETSKIKADPEKLKKLQESLLEEDSEEEGDLCRICQIAGGSPSNPLLEPCGCVGSLQFVHQECLKKWLKVKITSGADLGAVKTCEMCKQGLLVDLGDFNMIEFYQKHQQSQAQNELMNSGLYLVLLLHLYEQRFAELMRLNHNRVERDRIRSWEMEMKAAFLKAGSSSKEANRGARWRPLPPAFLSTSPSASLPPPLY